The DNA segment TATTTTTCCTTCTTCTATCTCCTTTACTACTTTTTGTTTAAAGGCCCTACTATAACGTTTGATTATTTTTTCCTGCACTGTTTTGTCCTCCGAACTTAAGTTTTTTATTTTTCATGTGTAAACTTAACTCCGGACAACACACTACGTTCTTAGTTCTACGTTCTTAGTTCTACACTACCACGTTTTCTCTATATTCTCCAAATACTTCGCGCAGTGTGTTGCAAATTTCTCCAATGCTCGCATAGGATTTTACCGCATCAACAATAAAAGGCATCAAGTTATTTTCACCTTCTGACGCCGTTTTAAGCGCTCTAAGTTTTTCAGTCACTTCAATATTGTTTCTTTCTGAACGAACTTTACTCAGGAATTTCATTTGTTCTTCCTGGACTTTCATATCAATCTTAAGTAAGCCTGTTGGCTCTCCTTCTTTAACCTGGAATTTATTCATACCAACAATTATCCTTTCACCCTTTTCCATCTCTCGGGTAAATTGATAGGAGGCTTTTTGTATCTCGCCTTGCACATAACCATTTTCAATTGCTTCAATCATTCCGCCTAATGCATCAATCTTTCCGATGTATTCTTCTGCTTCTTTTTCAATTTGATTTGTTAAAGTTTCGATATAGTAAGAACCTGCCAACGGATCGATTGTATTTATCACTCCGCTTTCATATGCAACAATTTGCTGTGTGCGTAAAGCTATCCTAACTGAATCCTCTGTTGGAAGAGCAAGAGCTTCATCGCGCGAATTTGTATGCAAACTTTGTGTTCCGCCAAGTACAGCAGCCAAAGTTTGAATTGTAACCCGTACGATATTATTATCAACTTGTTGGGCGGTTAAAGTAGAACCAGCCGTTTGTGTATGGAAACGAAGCATCATCGATTTTGGTTTTTTTGCTACAAATCTATCCTTCATAATTTTAGCCCACAATCTTCTTGCGGCTCTAAACTTAGCAACTTCTTCCAGCAAATCATTGTGGGAGTTAAAGAAGAAAGAAAGCTGTCCAGCAAATTCATCAATATCAAGTCCAGCTTTTATTGCTGCATTAACATAAGCGATACCATCTGCTAATGTAAATCCAACTTCCTGTGCAGCGGTTGAACCAGCTTCTCTTATATGATATCCGGAAATTGAAATTGTATTCCACTTTGGAACTTCTTTGGAACAGAATTCAAAAATATTTGTAATCAATCTCATAGAAGGTTTTGGTGGAAAAATATAAGTACCGCGGGCAATATATTCCTTTAAAATATCATTTTGAATTGTACCAATAATTTTATCTCTTGTAACACCTTGTTTTTCTGCAACTCCAATATACATTGCCAGGAGCACGGAAGCCGGGGCATTGATTGTCATCGATGTAGAAACTTTATTTAATGGAATTTGATCAAATAAAATTTCCATATCTGCAAGTGTATCAATGGCAACTCCCACCTTTCCAACTTCGCCATTAGCCATTGGATCATCACTATCATAGCCAATTTGTGTTGGAAGATCAAAAGCAACAGATAAACCCGATTGCCCCTGTGCAAGTAAATATCTATATCTTTCATTTGATTCTTTGGCGTTTCCAAATCCAGCATATTGCCGCATAGTCCAGAATTTTCCACGGTACATGGTTGGTTGAACTCCACGCGTAAATGGATATTGTCCAGGAAAACCGAGTTCTTCAACATAATTTTCTTGATTTATATCGTTTGGAATGTAAAGTGGCCTTACAGGATTAAAAGAAGCAGTTGTAAATTCTTTTCTTTGTTCGGGAAATTTTGATATGGTCTTATTATAATTGTTATCTTCCCAAACCTCATAAGCGGTCTGGACTTTTTGCCGAAGTTCTTCTAGGTTAGGCATCATCTTCCTCTAAATAATTTTCAGATACTTTTAATTGCAAGTTATATGCCTTTAAGATAATGACATCTAATTATGATACAAGCATAAAAAAAATCAATAAATTTAGTTTTTCCAAACAATAATTATTTATTTTGCCATTAATGATTCTCAATTATTGGAATGAATGGGGGGAAAATAGAAAATTATTTTATTTTCGAAAATAAGTTAAACCCAACTTGATTTATTTGATGGTTATCTATATTTTTACACCACGAAATATTATTCCGCGATAGCTCAATGGTAGAGCACTCGGCTGTTAACCGAGATGTTGTAGGTTCGAGCCCTACTCGCGGAGCCAAAGGTGTCTGGTGTGCTAACTGGTTTACAAACCCCACTTTTTATTTCCGACCACAATTTTTCATACTTCCCATCACCCGTATTTTCAGTTCAATAACGCCATCAGTCTCTCCACTCTTAAATGAAAGAATGAAATAAACGGTTTATTAAAGAATCGGCAGGTTGATGTCCCTCAGTAGAAATTTCAAACTTCAAATAGTAGTTACCTTTCTCATCCACTATTTATAAAATAGTATTGGTGCCGCCAATATCAACACCAAGCATAACTTGTTTTAAACTCATAAGTCATGCTTTTTAATCTTAATTTGCAGGGTGAGCAGATTGTCACCCTGCGTTTATTTGCTAATGCGATATATGTCGTTATTTGATCAGCATCAACTTCTTAGTGCTAGTGAATTTACCAGAATTTATTTGATAGAAATATATTCCGCTTGTAAGATTAGAAGCATTAAAATTTACTGAATGCAAACCTGAATTTTGCTGTTCATTTACAAGAGAAGTAACAAGTCTACCAAGCAAGTCGTAAACCTTTAATGTAACTAATCCGGTTTTTTCAAGAGTGTAAGTTATTTTTGTTGCCGGGTTAAATGGATTAGGATAATTCTGTTTTAATGAATATGTATTAACAGCATTTTCATCTTTTTCAACACCAACAGGCTTCCAAAGATTTCCAATCCATGTATAAGACCATAGAGAAACATCCGCCCAAGACATGTCCTGGTCTTCTGGAGAGTAAGTTAAAATACCTTCTCTTTCTCCAGTAGCATCAGCATCGCCAACTCCAATATCAAGTTTAATTCTATAACCCTCAGTAGGACTAAAAACATTATCATTAAACAAGCTTCCTAAAATCGCAAAAGGAATACGTGCTTCAACTACATAACCGGTTGGGAATTTTTCCCCCCAGTAATATTCGGATCCGGGAACAAGTATATTATCGATACCTGAATCATCAAGCAATCTGTCGAAACAAAATCTAAAATGATAATCAGGTTCTACACCTCTTTGATAACCTCCATGAGAAGCACCATGCCAATTATACAATCCAATATAAAGATCCGGTGCATCATTCAACCAGGTAGTTGCTTGAGAATGTGAAATAATATCATCTTCAACATCAAAGGCTACATATAAATAATTATTATCCATAGCGAGATATGCATTAAGAGAAAGGTCAGCGTCATTATCAATAACGGTATTGTCTACAATAGTACCGCCCCCAGAAGGTGCCATATGAATAGGAGTAACGTTTGTCCATTCAGTTAAATTACCATCTGCAGCAAAATTTGCTGTAGGAGCATTTAAGGAAATAGTTACAACACCTTTTGCTTTAGTTGTAGTTGATGATAATGTAGGTGCAAGTGTTCCTATTATTTGAGATTGGCTTTGGCAGACAACTGCATAATAATATGAAACATTTTGATCAGTAACCGGAGCTCTTAATGGTTGAATAAATGACTGTGTTCCTGCACCAATTCCTGTAGCTGCAATCTCAACACCGGGTGCATTTATATCTGTAATCGGATCTAATGAATAATAAATACTATATGTTCCATTTAACTGTTTGGGAACATCAATCCATGTAATAGTATTTGTATATTTTGCATTATCAGATGCTACCGAAATGTTTGTAGGAGCTACAGGTGGCAGCACATCCAAGACCGGGTTGCCCGTCCATACATTTGATAAGTAAGTAACCTTACCTGTTACACTGTTATCTGCATTTTCTGTCATAATTGAAAATGCATTAATGTTTGAAGGATCAAAACCGGTTGTTCCATCCATTGGTGTAAATGCCAGTAATGCAAGACCATATTGATGCCACAAAGTATCATTTTCCGCCGTGAAAGTCATACCAAGCTTTGCTTGTGTTCCAACTACAGTTGTACTTGCAGATTCAAACTGAACTCTAAAAGTAGTTCCACCCGCAAATGTTTTCATGCTAAAATTTAAACTGTCGGGTATCCAACTTGCATTTAAATCAGTGTTTGAAAGGAAATTTAAAATGAATCCGTTTTTGCCATTTCCATCCTGGTTAGCCATCATCCATTTTAATGAACTTGAGTTTGTTACAGGACCTATTTTTTCTGCAACAGCAACAGTTGCACCACCAAAGACAGCAGGTTCCGCAATCTGTGGATTTAAATTTACTCCATTAAAAATAACAAACGGGCGCTCGTGGGCTCCTTTCAATCTTAGATCATCAATTATAAATTTTCCTCTTGCAATCTTTGTAGTTTGCACATTCGTGTTTAACTCAAAGCCCCAGCCTTTAATCTTATCAAGATCTAAGGTGCCGTTGCCGTATGAAGTCCCTCCCCACTGCGTTAAAGTAAATCCTTTATCATCATAATTGCCGTTTGCAACTAATGGAAGCGAAACATAATGCCAGCCGGGAGCATTCGTCATTATATGAAGAAATGAAAAGTATCTTTCGATATCACTGTACGAATATGTATTATTGCCGCTTGGTGAATTGCTGACTTCGTAAAGATTGAATCGAAGAAGGAAGTCAAATCCGGTATCTGCCGGTACTTCATTGTAATACCAAAAACTTATGCTGTCATAACCGGAAAAATCATATGTTAAATTTGGGTTGAGATTCCAATGCTCAAACACGAGTCTTTGTCCCCAGCTTTCCCAGCCGGTTGTACGATAGGTAACTTTCATAGCACCGGGACCTACCTTTACCGGACTTGTAATGTAATCTAACAGCAGTGTGTCTGTTGGAGCATAGTCGATATATTTAATCCAATAATTGGTATCTGCCGGTGCAGAGTCGTAGCCATCAACCAATTGGGCTAAAACGGATACACTGAAGATAAATACGAAGAAAAAGCTTAGTAACCCTTTCATATTATTACTCTCCTTATTTAAATGAAAAAATAAGTAGTTAATTATCGACTTAGATTTATTTATAATAATCTTTGCTGTAAAATATTTGGTGCTTGTTCCAAATGTCAGTTAATTTCAGTAAGTGCAATGATTTTGCTGTGAACGAGTAATACTGAACAATCACCATACCTTAATTGATAATAATCCGTCTCCCGGATTCTCAAAAGGTCCGGGTGTAGGATTCAATTCATTTCGCCGCTTGCCAAAGTAATCTGTAGTAACATTAACAGGCGAGCCATCAGGTTGTTCATAAGAAAGATTTGGTATAGAGGCTTTTCCAAGTATCTCTGTTGATATTATTTTATGCTTTCGTTCTTTCGACCATTCTTTATCGAATTTAATTTCAAGGTAAAAATCATCTGACTTCTCAATTAACTTGATCATAGGATCAAAGTAATGTTTGAAGAGAGGATCCTTTTCAAACTTAGAAGGATTGGCACCTTTTAGGAACACATTGCCATCCATCCATACGGGTAATTGAACATCATCGTAACTACTCATATCGAAGTGTTGCACAAATATATTGTTATAATAGCGATCATCCCCCAATGGGTTATCGTGAAATCCTGCAGTCTCAGTTGAATGTGGCTTGAGGAATGGTGTCAAACGGCTGTCGAAAGGAAGTACACTTAATGTCCCGGAAAATAAGTTATGAACGTAAGCACCTCCTTGCGATTGGTCTACCAGTGACACAGGTGAAAGAAAAAGATTGTTGTCCATCAGAAATGGTCCATGATCTACTTCTACAAAAACATCTTCACCATTATCATGAAATAGATTCTCAGAGACACGCGTGCCCTGTGCCATCCAGTCGAGCCATAACCCACGGATGGTTTTATAGATGTGGTTCCGGCTGATAGTGACGTCAATAGCTGCATGGAACTTGATTGCCGCCAACTCTGCGCCAGCAAACCATTTTAGCACGCGAATGTCGTGGATGGTATTACCGGTGACCGTGCTGAATATAGCGCCAAGACTGCCGACGATGCCCGCTTGCTCGCAATGAGAGATGATATTGTTGCGAACGAAATGGTGTCCAATACTTTCCTTCATCCAGCCGTTTGTGTATGCGCGCTCGATGGTCTTGACGTAACCTTCTGCAGCATTTTCAGAAGTGTTATCCCATTGATCGCCGGATTTACCGAGTGAGATACCGGTACAAATTGAATACTTGATTACATTGTTTTCGATAATCCAGCCTTTACTCCAGTTAGTACCAATTAAGCCAATCTGCTCTGCGGTGGGTGGTGCCCACGGTGTTGCTGCATGCTCCATAATAAAGCCGCGCACAGTAATGTAGTTGATGCCTGTGTTTTTCGGATAGAACACTGTCTGACGAACGTTGATCTCGACCATTTGTTTATTTGGATTGATTCTTTTGAACTGCGCCCAGATTGTTGTACTATCTTTTTCTACATTTCCGAACCAGAGTGCCTCAGTTCCAATAGGTTTCATTACATCATCAAGATTGGCAGCTTCCGTAAGCCAGTAGCCGTTAAGATAGACAGCACCTGTATGATGCTCTCTGCCCTCAGGATCAAACCAGTCGCCGTGGATGAGGTCATTGTAAGGATTGAATTTTCCAAAGAATGAATTTGGAATAATTACTTTCCAAAGATCCCCCTGATCTTTCACCCAGTTCCTGATAACTTCGGAACCTTTGATAACAACTTCCTCCCCATGTGCTGCTTCATAGATAATCCGTTTTGAATCCGATTCGCCTCCGCGAGGAGGATCAATACGTTCACGATAAACTCCTTGATGTACGATGACAATATCACCCGGCTGTGCAAGTTCTGCAGCATGTTGGATTGTTTTCAGCGGTGCTGTTAATGTACCTGGATTCGAATTGTTTCCATTTTTAGAGACGTGTAGTTCAGTACAATTAATTAATGTGGCAGATAATAAAATGATTGAGAAAATTCCGATTATCGTTTTCATTTTGATCCTCCTTATCATTGAACTTAGATGGAGTTATTATTCAAAGTAAATGCTTCCAAACTTTAAAACTTGACTACTGAATAACAATTGAATTACCACTGAACACTATTCGATCATAAAATCATTACCGGAAAGTACAACCTTTGTTTTAATTATTTTTTTGTTCTTCAAACCAGCCGTATACGGTTGTTCGCCACCTGCGAATATTTCTACTTCACCAGAAATAACTACTCGTTTATTTGAGTTATCTATAACCGACATGTTATAAGGTGTTAGATTGAATTCAACAACTTTCTTCTCACCTTTCTTCAGGTGAATTCTTTTAAATCCTTCAAGCGCAATATTTGGAACTGGAACTGGTGTTTGTAAATGTTTGATATAAAGCTGCACAACTTCATCGCCGTCCATCTTCCCATTATTTTCAACTGTTACTTTTACATTTAGTGTGTCACCCGTTTTCATTTTTTTTTGCATATGAAGATCACTGTATCTAAATGATGTATAGCTTAAACCGTAACCAAACTTGTATAAAGCCTCACCTTCAAAATATCTGTAGGTTCGTCCCTTCATATTATAATCTTCAAATGTCGGAAGTTGATCTATAGATTTATAAAAAGTAACAGGCAATCTTCCGGCAGGATTGTAATCACCAAAGAGAATGTCGGCAATTGCGGTACCTCCTTCCTGACCGGGATACCACGCTTCAAGAATAGCGGGTAAATTTTTATCTGCCCAATTTATTGATAGCGCGCTTCCATTCATTATAATAAATACAATAGGTTTACCGGTGGTTTGTAATTTCTTTAGCATTTTTTCCTGAACTGCCGGCAGATCAATTGAAGTTCTGTCGCCGCCTTTAAATCCTTCATACGGAACATCCATCTCTTCACCTTCAAGTGACGGGGAAATACCGCCGCAATAAATTATTACATCCGACTTCTTTGCAATATCAAGGGCTTCCTTAAGACGGTCTTTTCCAAACACATGCCAGGAAAATTTAATGCTTGCGCCGCCTGCTTTTTGGAAATATTCTATTCTTATTTTATGCTTGCTTCCTTTTTGTATTTCAATCGTGCCGGATTTAGTAGTTGGTGCATGTTCAGTCCAATCATCAATCAAAAGGCTGTCATCTAAGAATAATCTATACCCGTCGTCGCCTGTTAGGGCTAATTGATATTTACCATCTTCGGGCGCTAACAATGTACCTGTCCATCTCACGGAAAAGTTTTCTAAAGGAAATCCTTTTGGAATGGTTTTGCCTTCAAAGTTAAAATCAATGAGTGTATCAATTCTTACTTCTTTAGGATTTCCGGAGATGTCCGGATTGGTAAAGTACTCTCCCTTTAATCCATGCTGGTCTTCCGAAAATAAATATTCGGTTGGGACATTCTCAATTGTTGCCATTCCTTCCACGTAATCATTCCCAATGGCATAATAAACTTTAGTCTGCTTTGAGACTTTATTTTTTATTCCCTGTAAAGGAGTAACATATTTGGAAGGTACACCGTTATAGTTTCCATACATTACTGTTGCATTGTCGGCATTTGGTCCAATCACTGCAATGGCAGTTAAATCTTTTTTCAAGGGTAGGAGATTTTTTTCATTCTTCAACAAAACCATACTCTGTTGAGCAGCGATAATCGAAAGCATGCGGTGTTCAGGTGAATCATTTATGTCCGGAGAAATTTTATTGTAAGGTACTTTGTCTTCAGGATCGAAATCACCAAGCCTGAAGCGTGCTTCCATTAATCTTTTTACAGACACATCAATGTCTTTTTCAGTTAAATATCCTTTTTCAACAGCACCTTTGAGATGACTAAACAGAGTGCCGCAGTTAAGATCTAACCCGGCTTTAACGGCTAAGGCTGCTGCTTCCTCCATAGATGAAGCATACTTATGAGTCGAATATATATCTCTGACCGCATCGCAATCCGATACGACATAACCTTT comes from the Ignavibacteriales bacterium genome and includes:
- a CDS encoding methylmalonyl-CoA mutase family protein, producing the protein MMPNLEELRQKVQTAYEVWEDNNYNKTISKFPEQRKEFTTASFNPVRPLYIPNDINQENYVEELGFPGQYPFTRGVQPTMYRGKFWTMRQYAGFGNAKESNERYRYLLAQGQSGLSVAFDLPTQIGYDSDDPMANGEVGKVGVAIDTLADMEILFDQIPLNKVSTSMTINAPASVLLAMYIGVAEKQGVTRDKIIGTIQNDILKEYIARGTYIFPPKPSMRLITNIFEFCSKEVPKWNTISISGYHIREAGSTAAQEVGFTLADGIAYVNAAIKAGLDIDEFAGQLSFFFNSHNDLLEEVAKFRAARRLWAKIMKDRFVAKKPKSMMLRFHTQTAGSTLTAQQVDNNIVRVTIQTLAAVLGGTQSLHTNSRDEALALPTEDSVRIALRTQQIVAYESGVINTIDPLAGSYYIETLTNQIEKEAEEYIGKIDALGGMIEAIENGYVQGEIQKASYQFTREMEKGERIIVGMNKFQVKEGEPTGLLKIDMKVQEEQMKFLSKVRSERNNIEVTEKLRALKTASEGENNLMPFIVDAVKSYASIGEICNTLREVFGEYRENVVV
- a CDS encoding T9SS type A sorting domain-containing protein; protein product: MKGLLSFFFVFIFSVSVLAQLVDGYDSAPADTNYWIKYIDYAPTDTLLLDYITSPVKVGPGAMKVTYRTTGWESWGQRLVFEHWNLNPNLTYDFSGYDSISFWYYNEVPADTGFDFLLRFNLYEVSNSPSGNNTYSYSDIERYFSFLHIMTNAPGWHYVSLPLVANGNYDDKGFTLTQWGGTSYGNGTLDLDKIKGWGFELNTNVQTTKIARGKFIIDDLRLKGAHERPFVIFNGVNLNPQIAEPAVFGGATVAVAEKIGPVTNSSSLKWMMANQDGNGKNGFILNFLSNTDLNASWIPDSLNFSMKTFAGGTTFRVQFESASTTVVGTQAKLGMTFTAENDTLWHQYGLALLAFTPMDGTTGFDPSNINAFSIMTENADNSVTGKVTYLSNVWTGNPVLDVLPPVAPTNISVASDNAKYTNTITWIDVPKQLNGTYSIYYSLDPITDINAPGVEIAATGIGAGTQSFIQPLRAPVTDQNVSYYYAVVCQSQSQIIGTLAPTLSSTTTKAKGVVTISLNAPTANFAADGNLTEWTNVTPIHMAPSGGGTIVDNTVIDNDADLSLNAYLAMDNNYLYVAFDVEDDIISHSQATTWLNDAPDLYIGLYNWHGASHGGYQRGVEPDYHFRFCFDRLLDDSGIDNILVPGSEYYWGEKFPTGYVVEARIPFAILGSLFNDNVFSPTEGYRIKLDIGVGDADATGEREGILTYSPEDQDMSWADVSLWSYTWIGNLWKPVGVEKDENAVNTYSLKQNYPNPFNPATKITYTLEKTGLVTLKVYDLLGRLVTSLVNEQQNSGLHSVNFNASNLTSGIYFYQINSGKFTSTKKLMLIK
- a CDS encoding right-handed parallel beta-helix repeat-containing protein; its protein translation is MKTIIGIFSIILLSATLINCTELHVSKNGNNSNPGTLTAPLKTIQHAAELAQPGDIVIVHQGVYRERIDPPRGGESDSKRIIYEAAHGEEVVIKGSEVIRNWVKDQGDLWKVIIPNSFFGKFNPYNDLIHGDWFDPEGREHHTGAVYLNGYWLTEAANLDDVMKPIGTEALWFGNVEKDSTTIWAQFKRINPNKQMVEINVRQTVFYPKNTGINYITVRGFIMEHAATPWAPPTAEQIGLIGTNWSKGWIIENNVIKYSICTGISLGKSGDQWDNTSENAAEGYVKTIERAYTNGWMKESIGHHFVRNNIISHCEQAGIVGSLGAIFSTVTGNTIHDIRVLKWFAGAELAAIKFHAAIDVTISRNHIYKTIRGLWLDWMAQGTRVSENLFHDNGEDVFVEVDHGPFLMDNNLFLSPVSLVDQSQGGAYVHNLFSGTLSVLPFDSRLTPFLKPHSTETAGFHDNPLGDDRYYNNIFVQHFDMSSYDDVQLPVWMDGNVFLKGANPSKFEKDPLFKHYFDPMIKLIEKSDDFYLEIKFDKEWSKERKHKIISTEILGKASIPNLSYEQPDGSPVNVTTDYFGKRRNELNPTPGPFENPGDGLLSIKVW
- a CDS encoding glycoside hydrolase family 3 C-terminal domain-containing protein, coding for MKKIHFLLFVFSFCLILTFNLTAQNEPYKNPTLLIEERVNDLVSRMTLDEKISQMMNIAVAIPRLGIPYYDWWNEGLHGVARTGIATVFPQAIGIAATFNDSLLYNVATVISDEFRAKYNAYIKDKNEGFIGLTVWSPNINIFRDPRWGRGQETYGEDPFLTSRMGVAFVKGMQGNDPFYLKTVSTPKHYLVHSGPEPLRHVFDAEINERDFLDTYAPAFEACVKEGKAYSIMSAYNSFRGIPVSASKYLLTTLLRDTWGFKGYVVSDCDAVRDIYSTHKYASSMEEAAALAVKAGLDLNCGTLFSHLKGAVEKGYLTEKDIDVSVKRLMEARFRLGDFDPEDKVPYNKISPDINDSPEHRMLSIIAAQQSMVLLKNEKNLLPLKKDLTAIAVIGPNADNATVMYGNYNGVPSKYVTPLQGIKNKVSKQTKVYYAIGNDYVEGMATIENVPTEYLFSEDQHGLKGEYFTNPDISGNPKEVRIDTLIDFNFEGKTIPKGFPLENFSVRWTGTLLAPEDGKYQLALTGDDGYRLFLDDSLLIDDWTEHAPTTKSGTIEIQKGSKHKIRIEYFQKAGGASIKFSWHVFGKDRLKEALDIAKKSDVIIYCGGISPSLEGEEMDVPYEGFKGGDRTSIDLPAVQEKMLKKLQTTGKPIVFIIMNGSALSINWADKNLPAILEAWYPGQEGGTAIADILFGDYNPAGRLPVTFYKSIDQLPTFEDYNMKGRTYRYFEGEALYKFGYGLSYTSFRYSDLHMQKKMKTGDTLNVKVTVENNGKMDGDEVVQLYIKHLQTPVPVPNIALEGFKRIHLKKGEKKVVEFNLTPYNMSVIDNSNKRVVISGEVEIFAGGEQPYTAGLKNKKIIKTKVVLSGNDFMIE